A single window of Apodemus sylvaticus chromosome 4, mApoSyl1.1, whole genome shotgun sequence DNA harbors:
- the Rabggtb gene encoding geranylgeranyl transferase type-2 subunit beta isoform X1 has product MGTQQKDVTIKSDAPDTLLLEKHADYIASYGSKKDDYEYCMSEYLRMSGVYWGLTVMDLMGQLHRMNREEILMFIKSCQHECGGVSASIGHDPHLLYTLSAVQILTLYDSIHVINVDKVVAYVQSLQKEDGSFAGDIWGEIDTRFSFCAVATLALLGKLDAINVEKAIEFVLSCMNFDGGFGCRPGSESHAGQIYCCTGFLAITSQLHQVNSDLLGWWLCERQLPSGGLNGRPEKLPDVCYSWWVLASLKIIGRLHWIDREKLRSFILACQDEETGGFADRPGDMVDPFHTLFGIAGLSLLGEEQIKPVSPVFCMPEEVLQRVNVQPELVS; this is encoded by the exons ATG GGCACACAGCAGAAAGACGTTACTATCAAGTCAGACGCGCCTGACACCCTGTTGCTGGAGAAGCATGCCGATTATATTGCCTCCTATGGGTCAAAGAAAGATGATTAC GAATACTGCATGTCCGAATACTTGAGAATGAGCGGCGTCTATTGGGGCCTGACAGTGATGGACCTCATGGGACAGCTTCATCGCATGAACAGAGAAGAAATACTCATGTTTATCAAGTCGTGCCAACATGAGTGTGGGGGAGTGAGTGCTAGCATTGGGCACGATCCCCATCTTCTGTACACGCTCAGTGCTGTCCAG ATTCTTACTCTGTATGATAGTATTCATGTTATCAACGTAGATAAAGTTGTGGCCTATGTTCAGAGTCTACAGAAAGAAGATGGTTCCTTTGCTGGAGACATTTGGG GAGAAATTGATACAAGATTCTCATTTTGTGCAGTGGCAACCTTGGCCCTCTTG GGCAAGCTTGATGCTATTAATGTGGAAAAGGCAATCGAGTTTGTTTTGTCCTGTATGAACTTTGATGGTGGATTTGGGTGCAGACCGGGCTCTGAATCCCACGCTGGACAG ATCTATTGTTGCACAGGATTCCTGGCCATAACTAGTCAGTTGCATCAAGTGAACTCCGACTTACTTGGGTGGTGGCTTTGTGAACGGCAGTTGCCTTCAGGCGGACTCAATGGAAGACCAGAGAAG TTACCAGATGTGTGCTATTCCTGGTGGGTGTTGGCCTCCCTAAAGATAATTGGGAGACTTCATTGGATTGACAGAGAAAAGCTTCGAAGTTTCATCTTGGCCTGTCAAgatgaggagacaggaggattcgcAGACAGGCCAGGAGATATG GTGGATCCGTTTCATACCTTGTTCGGCATTGCTGGATTATCACTTCTGGGGGAAGAGCAGATTAAGCCCGTTAGCCCTGTCTTTTGCATGCCCGAAGAAGTGCTTCAGAGGGTGAATGTCCAGCCTGAACTAGTGAGCTAG
- the Rabggtb gene encoding geranylgeranyl transferase type-2 subunit beta isoform X2, with product MSEYLRMSGVYWGLTVMDLMGQLHRMNREEILMFIKSCQHECGGVSASIGHDPHLLYTLSAVQILTLYDSIHVINVDKVVAYVQSLQKEDGSFAGDIWGEIDTRFSFCAVATLALLGKLDAINVEKAIEFVLSCMNFDGGFGCRPGSESHAGQIYCCTGFLAITSQLHQVNSDLLGWWLCERQLPSGGLNGRPEKLPDVCYSWWVLASLKIIGRLHWIDREKLRSFILACQDEETGGFADRPGDMVDPFHTLFGIAGLSLLGEEQIKPVSPVFCMPEEVLQRVNVQPELVS from the exons ATGTCCGAATACTTGAGAATGAGCGGCGTCTATTGGGGCCTGACAGTGATGGACCTCATGGGACAGCTTCATCGCATGAACAGAGAAGAAATACTCATGTTTATCAAGTCGTGCCAACATGAGTGTGGGGGAGTGAGTGCTAGCATTGGGCACGATCCCCATCTTCTGTACACGCTCAGTGCTGTCCAG ATTCTTACTCTGTATGATAGTATTCATGTTATCAACGTAGATAAAGTTGTGGCCTATGTTCAGAGTCTACAGAAAGAAGATGGTTCCTTTGCTGGAGACATTTGGG GAGAAATTGATACAAGATTCTCATTTTGTGCAGTGGCAACCTTGGCCCTCTTG GGCAAGCTTGATGCTATTAATGTGGAAAAGGCAATCGAGTTTGTTTTGTCCTGTATGAACTTTGATGGTGGATTTGGGTGCAGACCGGGCTCTGAATCCCACGCTGGACAG ATCTATTGTTGCACAGGATTCCTGGCCATAACTAGTCAGTTGCATCAAGTGAACTCCGACTTACTTGGGTGGTGGCTTTGTGAACGGCAGTTGCCTTCAGGCGGACTCAATGGAAGACCAGAGAAG TTACCAGATGTGTGCTATTCCTGGTGGGTGTTGGCCTCCCTAAAGATAATTGGGAGACTTCATTGGATTGACAGAGAAAAGCTTCGAAGTTTCATCTTGGCCTGTCAAgatgaggagacaggaggattcgcAGACAGGCCAGGAGATATG GTGGATCCGTTTCATACCTTGTTCGGCATTGCTGGATTATCACTTCTGGGGGAAGAGCAGATTAAGCCCGTTAGCCCTGTCTTTTGCATGCCCGAAGAAGTGCTTCAGAGGGTGAATGTCCAGCCTGAACTAGTGAGCTAG
- the LOC127682475 gene encoding uncharacterized protein LOC127682475 yields MLEKAEPTVAPHASCSPDSRPTVAHACLQPRLQAHCGPRLPAAPTPGPLWPTPACSPDSRPTVAPHACLQPRLQAHCGPPRLLQPPLQAHCGPPRLPAAPTPGPLWPPTPPAAPTPGPLWPPTPACSPDSRPTVAPHASCSPDSRPTVAHACLQPRLQAHCGPPRLLQPPLQAHCGPPRLPAAPTPGPLWPPTPPAAPTPGPLWPPTPACSPDSRPTVAPHASCSPHSRPTVAPHACLQPRLQAHCGPRLPAAPTPGPLWPMPALV; encoded by the exons ATGCTTGAGAAAGCAGAGCCCACTGTGGCCCCCCACGCCTCCTGCAGCCCCGACTCCAGGCCCACTGTGGCCCACGCCTGCCTGCAGCCCCGACTCCAGGCCCACTGTGGCCCACGCCTGCCTGCAGCCCCGACTCCAGGCCCACTGTGGCCCACGCCTGCCTGCAGCCCCGACTCCAGGCCCACTGTGGCCCCCCACGCCTGCCTGCAGCCCCGACTCCAGGCCCACTGTGGCCCCCCACGCCTCCTGCAGCCCCCACTCCAGGCCCACTGTGGCCCCCCACGCCTGCCTGCAGCCCCGACTCCAGGCCCACTGTGGCCCCCCACGCCTCCTGCAGCCCCCACTCCAGGCCCACTGTGGCCCCCCACGCCTGCCTGCAGCCCCGACTCCAGGCCCACTGTGGCCCCCCACGCCTCCTGCAGCCCCGACTCCAGGCCCACTGTGGCCCACGCCTGCCTGCAGCCCCGACTCCAGGCCCACTGTGGCCCCCCACGCCTCCTGCAGCCCCCACTCCAGGCCCACTGTGGCCCCCCACGCCTGCCTGCAGCCCCGACTCCAGGCCCACTGTGGCCCCCCACGCCTCCTGCAGCCCCCACTCCAGGCCCACTGTGGCCCCCCACGCCTGCCTGCAGCCCCGACTCCAGGCCCACTGTGGCCCCCCACGCCTCCTGCAGCCCCCACTCCAGGCCCACTGTGGCCCCCCACGCCTGCCTGCAGCCCCGACTCCAGGCCCACTGTGGCCCACGCCTGCCTGCAGCCCCGACTCCAGGCCCACTGTGGCCCAtgcctgcct TGGTTTGA